A single region of the Thermoanaerobacterium aotearoense genome encodes:
- a CDS encoding WD40/YVTN/BNR-like repeat-containing protein: MWRLLYKMIMPLAILTVFLTGCGISKTQENGINDTTYKINRNIEFSYNLNNAPKFGLQAIYFINGKDGWAGGQGIILSTNDGGKNWTVEHTGSFNIIGFDFVNSIYGWAISSDKSILKTTDGGKTWIELPKMNENIENIKFVTVDRGYGTHEGKLYITNDGGRTWESINTKIKIDSYDFVDQYHGFASYNNSIYYTRDGGISWNFIYNPYLQGQWNVEISALDINNIWVIYRGKWTSENEEPYLILKTADGGKSWTALAEEKNFSSFYGSHKTNNFLGYYLSSINIVDKETAFAIGLNPKNDSDKILISRTTDGGNTWSSYPVPQFDLESVIEGPIPMTFVDTYNGWIASTKNGNGLILSTLDGGQTWQQQYPVRKDNNQKNIEYVNPIIIDALKDIESNAIIKIYAPAVVPLPEDKKSMYITAVPEMGKFNNSYNVDLIISDKPYDLKNTKIDLNNISANDILGDFGGFLFGSDVDAENYVNAIRQNNGFIVDKESRNLNYKDFIWGQVYYGKGKYSVQWREGRWTVEVDSTDKPQIDLAKQMVKYLQNYNLPVPLNKGLIVVNVSKNKTTTNIYWTKESSVYYINYNFKPVDALQMAVSMREN; encoded by the coding sequence AAATAATGCTCCCAAATTTGGCCTTCAGGCGATTTACTTTATAAATGGAAAAGATGGATGGGCTGGGGGACAAGGAATCATTTTGTCTACAAATGATGGAGGCAAAAACTGGACAGTTGAACATACAGGTTCTTTTAATATAATAGGGTTTGATTTTGTCAATTCTATTTATGGTTGGGCTATATCATCTGATAAATCTATTTTGAAGACGACAGATGGCGGTAAGACGTGGATTGAATTGCCTAAAATGAATGAGAACATCGAAAATATAAAGTTTGTAACGGTAGACAGAGGCTATGGTACACATGAAGGCAAGCTCTACATCACTAACGACGGAGGTCGGACGTGGGAAAGCATAAATACAAAAATTAAAATTGATTCGTATGATTTCGTCGATCAATATCATGGATTCGCATCGTACAATAATAGTATATATTATACGAGAGACGGTGGAATTTCATGGAATTTTATTTACAACCCATATTTGCAAGGTCAGTGGAATGTAGAGATCTCTGCATTAGATATAAACAATATATGGGTTATTTATAGAGGGAAATGGACATCAGAAAATGAAGAGCCATATCTTATTTTAAAAACTGCAGATGGTGGGAAAAGTTGGACTGCTTTAGCAGAGGAAAAAAATTTTAGCAGTTTTTACGGAAGTCATAAAACCAACAATTTTTTGGGTTATTATTTAAGTTCAATAAACATCGTCGACAAAGAAACTGCTTTTGCTATTGGATTGAATCCGAAAAATGATAGCGATAAGATTTTAATATCCAGAACTACCGATGGCGGAAATACGTGGAGCAGCTATCCTGTTCCGCAATTTGACTTAGAAAGCGTTATTGAAGGACCTATTCCGATGACATTCGTAGACACTTACAATGGTTGGATTGCATCTACGAAGAATGGCAATGGGCTAATATTAAGCACTCTTGATGGTGGCCAAACATGGCAACAGCAGTATCCTGTGAGAAAAGACAATAATCAAAAAAATATTGAATATGTAAATCCGATTATCATAGATGCTTTAAAAGACATTGAAAGCAATGCGATAATTAAGATTTATGCTCCTGCAGTTGTACCTTTGCCAGAAGATAAAAAAAGCATGTATATAACTGCTGTGCCTGAAATGGGGAAGTTTAACAACAGCTACAATGTCGATTTAATCATATCTGATAAACCGTATGATTTAAAAAACACAAAGATAGATTTAAATAATATTAGTGCCAACGATATTTTAGGAGATTTTGGAGGATTTCTTTTTGGGTCAGATGTTGATGCTGAAAATTATGTAAATGCAATCCGTCAGAATAATGGCTTCATAGTCGATAAAGAGAGTAGAAATCTAAATTACAAAGATTTTATATGGGGTCAAGTTTATTATGGGAAAGGCAAGTACAGCGTACAGTGGAGAGAGGGCAGGTGGACTGTTGAAGTAGACTCTACTGACAAGCCTCAGATTGATTTGGCAAAGCAGATGGTGAAATACTTACAAAACTACAATTTGCCTGTTCCGCTAAACAAAGGTTTGATTGTTGTAAATGTGTCCAAAAATAAAACTACAACTAACATTTACTGGACAAAAGAATCAAGTGTATACTATATAAATTACAATTTTAAACCTGTTGACGCATTGCAAATGGCAGTATCGATGAGAGAAAATTGA